In one Kiloniellales bacterium genomic region, the following are encoded:
- a CDS encoding ATP-binding cassette domain-containing protein, translated as MAETTAPEQAAGARDRGAVLEAQDVAKFFDVSPPWLNRVIQGEKRAILKAVDGVSFTIPKGQTFSLVGESGCGKSTVARLVVGLYQPTRGRIVFEGNDLSQLKRQEEIGPVRRRFQMIFQDPYASLNPRWRVTDIVAEPIRAHRLMTDKPEIIQRVGALLRQVGLAPADGEKFPHEFSGGQRQRISIARALASQPDFLVCDEPTSALDVSVQAQILNLMKDLQRQFGLTYLFISHDLAVVYHISDAVGVMYLGRLVEWAERRQLFSRPKHPYTRMLLDAIPDLEMTGRRRIPVAGEVPNPITPPPGCHFHPRCPLANDRCRQETPRLLPLDGAEVACHAAEEGRLPEVAVKGTPKLPGG; from the coding sequence GTGGCTGAAACCACGGCACCGGAACAGGCCGCGGGCGCCCGGGACCGGGGGGCCGTGCTCGAGGCCCAGGATGTGGCCAAGTTCTTCGATGTCTCTCCTCCCTGGCTGAACCGCGTGATCCAGGGCGAGAAGCGGGCGATCCTCAAGGCGGTCGACGGGGTCAGCTTCACCATTCCCAAGGGCCAGACCTTCAGCCTGGTCGGCGAGTCCGGTTGCGGCAAGTCGACCGTCGCCAGGTTGGTGGTCGGTCTCTACCAGCCGACCCGGGGCCGGATCGTGTTCGAGGGAAACGATCTCAGCCAATTGAAGCGCCAGGAAGAGATCGGGCCGGTGCGCCGGCGGTTTCAGATGATCTTCCAGGACCCCTATGCCAGCCTAAACCCGCGCTGGCGGGTCACCGACATCGTGGCCGAGCCGATCCGTGCCCACCGGCTGATGACCGACAAGCCGGAGATCATTCAGCGGGTCGGTGCACTGCTGCGCCAGGTCGGCCTGGCGCCGGCCGACGGCGAGAAGTTTCCTCACGAGTTCTCCGGCGGCCAGCGCCAGCGCATCTCGATCGCCCGGGCGCTCGCCAGCCAGCCGGACTTCCTGGTCTGCGACGAGCCGACCTCGGCGCTCGACGTTTCGGTCCAGGCTCAGATCCTGAACCTGATGAAGGACCTGCAACGACAGTTCGGCCTGACCTATCTCTTCATCAGCCACGATCTGGCGGTCGTCTACCACATCTCCGATGCGGTCGGCGTCATGTACCTGGGACGCCTCGTCGAGTGGGCTGAGCGGCGCCAGCTCTTCAGCCGGCCCAAGCACCCCTATACCCGCATGCTGCTCGACGCGATCCCGGACCTCGAGATGACCGGCCGGCGGCGCATCCCCGTGGCCGGCGAGGTGCCCAACCCGATCACGCCGCCGCCGGGCTGCCACTTCCACCCGCGCTGCCCGCTGGCCAACGACCGCTGCCGCCAGGAGACGCCGCGCCTCCTGCCGCTGGACGGCGCCGAAGTTGCCTGTCACGCCGCCGAGGAGGGTCGCCTGCCGGAGGTCGCGGTCAAGGGCACGCCGAAGCTGCCGGGAGGGTAG
- a CDS encoding ABC transporter ATP-binding protein, giving the protein MAQAGETGRRNQPLLKVENLRIEIPTRRGLLVAVDDISFHIDEGEVLGVVGESGAGKSLTGAAIIGLLEPPGRVAGGRILFEGDRIDNLPYERLRRLRGAKIGMVFQDPLTSLNPLYTVGRQLTETISTHTGTAERKARDRAVELLTEVGIPAPERRIDQYPHQFSGGMRQRVVIALALAVNPRLIVADEPTTALDVSIQAQIISLLKRLCRDHGTAVMLVTHDMGVIAETADRVAVMYAGRIAEIGPVADVIRKAGHPYTHGLMGSIPTVGHEVERLTQIDGAMPRLTEIPSGCAFNPRCPKVFERCLSERPELLPAGATDAACWLFDGEAKGERAGG; this is encoded by the coding sequence ATGGCCCAGGCGGGAGAAACCGGGAGGCGCAACCAGCCGCTGCTCAAGGTCGAGAACCTGCGCATCGAGATTCCGACCCGGCGCGGGCTGCTGGTCGCGGTCGACGACATCTCCTTCCACATCGACGAGGGCGAGGTCCTGGGCGTGGTCGGCGAGTCGGGGGCCGGCAAGTCGCTGACGGGCGCCGCCATCATCGGCCTGCTGGAACCGCCGGGACGGGTCGCCGGCGGCCGGATCCTGTTCGAGGGCGACCGGATCGACAATCTGCCCTACGAGCGCCTGCGACGGCTGCGCGGCGCCAAGATCGGCATGGTCTTCCAGGATCCGCTGACCAGCCTCAATCCGCTCTACACGGTCGGCCGGCAACTGACCGAGACGATCAGCACCCATACCGGCACCGCCGAACGCAAGGCCCGGGACCGCGCCGTGGAGCTGCTCACCGAGGTCGGCATTCCGGCGCCGGAGCGGCGCATTGATCAGTACCCCCACCAGTTCTCGGGCGGCATGCGCCAGCGCGTCGTGATCGCCCTGGCGCTCGCGGTCAACCCGCGTCTGATTGTCGCCGACGAGCCGACCACCGCGCTCGACGTCTCGATCCAGGCGCAGATCATCTCGCTGCTGAAGCGCCTGTGCCGCGACCACGGGACGGCGGTCATGCTGGTGACCCACGACATGGGGGTGATTGCCGAGACCGCCGACCGGGTCGCCGTCATGTATGCCGGCAGGATCGCCGAAATCGGCCCGGTCGCCGACGTGATCCGCAAGGCCGGGCATCCCTACACCCACGGCCTCATGGGCTCGATCCCGACCGTCGGCCACGAGGTCGAGCGCCTGACCCAGATCGACGGCGCCATGCCGCGGCTGACCGAGATTCCTTCCGGCTGCGCCTTCAACCCGCGCTGCCCCAAGGTCTTCGAGCGCTGCCTCAGCGAGCGGCCGGAGCTGCTGCCCGCCGGAGCGACGGACGCCGCCTGCTGGCTGTTCGACGGCGAGGCGAAAGGGGAGCGGGCCGGTGGCTGA
- a CDS encoding ABC transporter substrate-binding protein yields the protein MGFRKGLFAASAALILACAQGADAKTFRWAFQGDVQTMDPHGLFETMTLGFQDNIFEALVRRDKDMNLLPSLATKWENIEPEVWRFTLRQGVTYHNGNAFNADDVLFSVERIRSEGSDLKVVAGLIKEARKVDDYTVDLVTNGPNPILPLQLGIFYIMDKEWSQQHNAVTATNVKGGDEGNFANLNANGTGPFMLRERQPDVKTVLVPNPKWWGQMDSNISEAIFTPIGQDATRVAALIAGDVDMAYPVPVQDWDRLESADGVQPLTGPEARTIFLGFDQDRDELLYSSVKGKNPFKDQRVREAFLLAIDIEAIRKKVMRGASWPSNLMVAPQINGWTKGLNNRPAADVSKAKQLMADAGYGSGFEVTMDCPNDRYVNDERICQAAASMLAKIGVKVNVLAQTKSKYFAKVLAQNNYDTSFFLLGWTPSTFDSHNPISALMSCRQDGKGLFNLGGYCNKRVTELTDMIQVETDPAKRQALIDEAFKIHSEEVGHIALHQQPLSWGISTGVDLAQRPDNVFDLRYAVVK from the coding sequence ATGGGCTTCCGTAAGGGACTCTTCGCGGCTTCTGCCGCCCTCATACTGGCCTGCGCCCAAGGCGCGGACGCCAAGACCTTCCGTTGGGCCTTCCAGGGCGATGTCCAGACCATGGACCCCCACGGCCTATTCGAGACCATGACGCTGGGTTTCCAGGACAACATCTTCGAGGCCTTGGTGCGGCGCGACAAGGACATGAACCTGCTGCCCAGCCTGGCCACCAAGTGGGAGAACATCGAGCCCGAGGTCTGGCGATTCACGCTGCGCCAGGGGGTCACGTACCACAACGGCAACGCCTTCAACGCCGACGACGTGCTGTTCTCGGTCGAACGCATCCGCTCCGAGGGATCCGACCTCAAGGTGGTGGCGGGCCTCATCAAAGAGGCCAGGAAGGTCGACGACTACACCGTCGACCTCGTGACCAACGGGCCGAACCCGATCCTGCCGCTGCAGCTCGGCATCTTCTACATCATGGACAAGGAGTGGTCCCAGCAGCACAACGCGGTGACCGCGACCAACGTCAAGGGTGGCGACGAAGGCAACTTCGCCAACCTCAACGCCAACGGGACCGGCCCCTTCATGCTGAGGGAACGCCAGCCCGACGTGAAGACCGTCCTGGTGCCGAACCCCAAGTGGTGGGGCCAGATGGACAGCAACATCAGCGAAGCGATCTTCACCCCGATCGGGCAGGATGCGACCCGTGTGGCCGCGCTGATCGCGGGCGACGTGGACATGGCCTATCCGGTCCCGGTGCAGGACTGGGACCGGCTCGAGTCGGCCGACGGCGTGCAGCCGCTGACCGGCCCCGAGGCGCGTACCATCTTCCTTGGCTTCGACCAGGATCGCGACGAGCTGCTCTATTCCAGCGTCAAGGGTAAGAATCCCTTCAAGGACCAGCGGGTCCGCGAGGCCTTCCTGCTGGCGATCGACATCGAGGCGATCCGCAAGAAGGTGATGCGCGGCGCTTCCTGGCCATCGAACCTCATGGTGGCGCCGCAGATCAACGGCTGGACCAAGGGTCTCAACAACCGTCCGGCCGCCGACGTCTCCAAGGCCAAGCAGCTCATGGCCGATGCCGGTTACGGCAGCGGCTTCGAGGTGACCATGGACTGCCCGAACGACCGCTACGTCAACGACGAGCGGATCTGCCAGGCGGCAGCGTCGATGCTGGCCAAGATCGGCGTCAAGGTGAACGTGCTGGCCCAGACCAAGTCGAAGTACTTCGCCAAGGTGCTGGCCCAGAACAACTATGACACCAGCTTCTTCCTGCTCGGCTGGACGCCGTCGACCTTCGACAGCCACAACCCGATCTCGGCGCTCATGTCTTGCCGTCAAGACGGCAAGGGGCTGTTCAACCTGGGCGGCTACTGCAACAAGCGGGTCACCGAGCTGACCGACATGATCCAGGTCGAGACCGATCCGGCCAAGAGGCAGGCGCTGATCGATGAGGCCTTCAAGATCCACAGCGAAGAGGTCGGCCACATCGCGCTGCACCAGCAGCCGCTGTCCTGGGGCATCAGCACCGGGGTCGACCTGGCCCAGCGTCCCGACAACGTGTTCGACCTGCGCTACGCGGTGGTCAAGTAG
- a CDS encoding ABC transporter permease: protein MIAFIVRRLLQSIVVMLAVGLIAFSLFNFVGDPINNMVGQDTSLEERAALRERLGLNDPFVLQYGRYLLRAAQGDFGISYRHRRPVKQLIAERLPATLELSLVAAILALAVGVPMGVYTGLHREGFVSKLFMTISLIGISLPTFLIGILLILVFGVMLQWLPTFGRGEVAAFGWWTTGFTTASGLKALIMPSITLALFQMTLIMRLVRSEMLEVLRTDYIKFARARGLTDRAINFGHALKNTLVPVITITGLQLGSIIAFAIITESVFQWPGMGLLFIQAINEVDIPVMASYLMMISFFFVTINLIVDLLYYAVDPRLRVDKLVAGGHG from the coding sequence ATGATCGCCTTTATCGTCCGCCGGCTGCTTCAGTCCATCGTCGTGATGCTGGCCGTCGGATTGATCGCCTTCTCCTTGTTCAACTTCGTCGGCGATCCGATCAACAACATGGTCGGCCAGGACACCTCGCTCGAGGAGCGTGCGGCGCTGCGCGAGCGCCTCGGCCTCAACGACCCCTTCGTCCTCCAGTACGGCCGTTATCTGCTGCGCGCCGCGCAGGGCGACTTCGGCATCTCCTACCGGCACCGGCGGCCGGTCAAGCAGCTGATCGCCGAGCGCCTGCCGGCCACCCTGGAGCTCTCCCTGGTCGCGGCCATCCTGGCGCTCGCCGTCGGCGTGCCCATGGGCGTCTACACGGGACTCCATCGGGAAGGCTTCGTCTCGAAGCTCTTCATGACCATCTCGCTGATCGGAATCTCCCTGCCCACCTTCCTGATCGGCATTCTCCTGATTCTCGTCTTCGGCGTCATGCTCCAGTGGTTGCCGACCTTCGGCCGCGGCGAGGTCGCGGCCTTCGGCTGGTGGACCACCGGCTTCACCACGGCCTCGGGCCTCAAGGCGCTGATCATGCCCTCGATCACGCTGGCGCTGTTCCAGATGACCCTGATCATGCGCCTGGTCCGCTCGGAGATGCTCGAGGTGCTGCGCACCGACTACATCAAGTTTGCAAGGGCCAGGGGCCTGACCGACCGGGCGATCAACTTCGGCCACGCGCTGAAGAACACGCTGGTGCCGGTGATTACGATCACCGGGCTTCAGCTCGGCTCGATCATCGCCTTCGCGATCATCACCGAGAGCGTGTTCCAGTGGCCGGGCATGGGCCTGCTGTTCATCCAGGCGATCAACGAGGTCGATATCCCGGTCATGGCCTCATACCTCATGATGATCTCCTTCTTCTTCGTCACCATCAATCTGATCGTCGACCTGCTCTACTATGCGGTCGACCCGCGTCTCAGGGTCGACAAGCTGGTCGCCGGCGGGCACGGTTAG
- a CDS encoding ABC transporter permease → MAAQSDNAPAVGPWAHLVDGVRRFFDSDLWYSFRRSPVTVVAALITLVFMGSALFAPLVAPHDPFDLAQVDLLDAFLPPAWEADGELRFLLGTDDQGRGVLSTIIYGARISLGVGFASVAFAMVLGIGLGLLSGYLGGTTDAVIMRIADVQLSFPAILIALLIDGVARGIIPRDLHDDLWFYVLVFAIGISGWVQYARTVRGSTMIEKNKEYVQAARVIGVSKLMIMLRHVLPNVMGPVLVIATIHLAIAIITEATLSFLGVGVPATSPSLGTLIRVGNDFLFSGEWWITIFPGAGLAILVLAVNLLGDWLRDALNPKLR, encoded by the coding sequence ATGGCGGCCCAGTCCGACAACGCGCCGGCCGTCGGCCCCTGGGCCCACCTTGTCGACGGTGTCCGGCGCTTCTTCGACAGCGACCTCTGGTACTCCTTCCGCCGCTCGCCGGTCACCGTCGTTGCAGCCCTGATCACGCTAGTCTTCATGGGGTCGGCGCTCTTCGCGCCCCTGGTCGCCCCGCACGATCCCTTCGACCTGGCCCAGGTAGACCTGCTCGACGCCTTCCTGCCGCCCGCCTGGGAAGCCGACGGCGAGCTCCGCTTCCTGCTCGGGACCGACGATCAGGGACGCGGCGTGCTCTCGACCATCATCTACGGCGCGCGCATTTCCCTCGGCGTCGGCTTCGCCTCGGTCGCCTTCGCCATGGTCCTCGGCATCGGTCTCGGGCTGCTCAGCGGCTACCTCGGGGGCACGACCGACGCAGTGATCATGCGGATCGCCGATGTCCAGCTCAGCTTTCCCGCCATCCTGATCGCGCTTCTGATCGACGGCGTGGCGCGCGGCATTATTCCCCGCGACCTGCACGACGATCTCTGGTTCTACGTGCTGGTCTTCGCGATCGGCATCTCCGGTTGGGTGCAGTATGCCCGCACCGTTCGCGGCTCGACCATGATCGAGAAGAACAAGGAGTACGTCCAGGCCGCGCGGGTTATCGGGGTCTCCAAGCTGATGATCATGCTTCGCCACGTCCTGCCCAACGTTATGGGACCGGTGCTGGTGATCGCGACCATCCATCTGGCGATCGCCATCATCACCGAGGCGACCCTGTCGTTCCTCGGCGTCGGCGTGCCGGCCACCTCGCCCTCGCTGGGCACGCTGATCCGGGTCGGCAACGACTTCCTCTTCTCCGGGGAATGGTGGATCACGATCTTCCCGGGCGCCGGCCTCGCGATCCTGGTCCTGGCCGTCAACCTGCTGGGAGACTGGCTGCGCGACGCGCTTAATCCGAAGCTGCGGTGA
- a CDS encoding amidohydrolase family protein — MERLLFRNALLWDGAGGEPLEGAQVLVEEGRIKEVADGPLTAGDAREVDLAGRFLMPGLIDAHFHALAADPDIGRLDLMPRSLIHQHAREILEGALQRGFTTVRDAGGADYGLAMAVETGLIKGPRLFFSGKALSQTGGHGDFRPYEQAGYCFCCQGGLSLSQIADGVTEVRRAAREELRKGATQIKIMASGGVASPSDPIWNLQYSEEEIRAAVWEARSWKTYVMAHVYTAEAIRRCLEYGVRSIEHGNLIDAETAAYAAERGAFVVPTLATYQAAHRYGRDSGFPEISLQKLGEVREAGIRALEVLKSAGAKTAFGTDLLGKMHVHQLSEFRIRSEVLGIREILLSATATNAELLNRSGELGRIAPDALADMIVLDGNPLEDLSVFDGEGERVVLVMKDGEIVKNRL; from the coding sequence ATGGAGCGACTACTTTTCCGCAATGCGTTGCTCTGGGACGGCGCCGGGGGCGAGCCGCTGGAGGGCGCCCAGGTCCTGGTCGAGGAGGGTCGAATCAAGGAAGTCGCCGACGGCCCGCTCACGGCCGGCGACGCCCGGGAGGTCGACCTCGCCGGCCGGTTCCTGATGCCCGGGCTAATCGACGCCCACTTCCACGCCCTGGCGGCGGACCCCGATATCGGCCGTCTCGACCTCATGCCGCGCTCGCTGATCCACCAGCACGCCCGAGAGATCCTGGAAGGCGCTCTGCAGCGCGGCTTCACGACGGTGCGCGACGCGGGCGGCGCCGACTACGGCCTCGCGATGGCGGTCGAGACCGGCCTGATCAAGGGGCCCCGCCTGTTCTTCTCCGGCAAGGCCCTGTCGCAGACCGGCGGCCACGGCGACTTCCGTCCCTACGAGCAGGCCGGCTACTGCTTCTGCTGCCAGGGGGGCCTCTCGCTGTCGCAGATCGCCGACGGCGTCACCGAGGTGCGCCGAGCGGCCAGGGAGGAGCTGCGCAAGGGCGCGACCCAGATCAAGATCATGGCATCGGGCGGCGTCGCCTCGCCGTCCGACCCGATCTGGAACCTGCAGTATTCGGAAGAGGAGATCCGCGCCGCGGTCTGGGAAGCCCGTTCCTGGAAGACCTATGTCATGGCCCACGTCTACACCGCCGAGGCGATCCGGCGCTGCCTCGAGTACGGGGTCCGCTCGATCGAACACGGCAACCTGATCGACGCGGAGACCGCGGCCTACGCGGCCGAGCGGGGCGCCTTCGTGGTGCCGACCCTGGCGACCTACCAGGCGGCCCACCGCTACGGCCGGGATTCGGGCTTCCCGGAGATCAGCCTGCAGAAGCTGGGCGAGGTCCGGGAGGCCGGCATCCGCGCCCTCGAGGTGCTCAAGTCGGCCGGCGCGAAGACCGCGTTCGGTACCGACCTCCTGGGCAAGATGCACGTTCACCAGCTCAGCGAGTTCAGGATTCGCAGCGAAGTCCTGGGCATCCGGGAGATCCTGCTGTCGGCGACGGCGACCAACGCCGAGCTGCTCAACCGGAGCGGCGAGCTGGGCCGGATCGCCCCGGACGCCCTGGCGGACATGATCGTGCTCGACGGCAATCCGCTCGAGGACCTCTCGGTCTTCGACGGCGAAGGCGAGCGGGTGGTGCTGGTGATGAAGGACGGTGAGATCGTCAAGAATCGGCTGTAG